In Takifugu flavidus isolate HTHZ2018 chromosome 5, ASM371156v2, whole genome shotgun sequence, the following proteins share a genomic window:
- the ydjc gene encoding carbohydrate deacetylase isoform X2, producing MPQPRMMLVITGDDFGYCPQRNQGIVECFQARGITTVSLLVNASATKEAADLAKRHNIPIGLHANLSEGIPVCPSHQQASTLTNQCGFFHGKMGFRQALERGQLSMNQVEVELRAQIKLFQDLTGHLPHHMDGHQHVHVLPGGEGCPGLHSCLYTIWNQMARCVPGTHYDGPEYVTHQPAESSQPCCGCMATRL from the exons ATGCCACAACCTAGAATGATGCTGGTTATCACAGGAGATGACTTTGGCTATTGTCCGCAGAGGAACCAGGGCATCGTGGAGTGCTTTCAGGCTCGGGGGATCACCACCGTTTCACTGCTGGTTAATGCGTCCGCTACCAAAGAAGCAGCAGATCTGGCTAAAAG GCACAACATCCCGATTGGCCTCCACGCCAACCTCTCAGAAGGAATTCCAGTGTGTCCAAGCCATCAACAGGCCTCCACACTGACAAACCAATGTGGCTTCTTCCATGGAAAGATGGGCTTCCGTCAGGCACTAGAGAGGGGTCAGCTGAGCATGAACCAG gtggaggtggagctgagagcCCAGATCAAGCTTTTCCAGGACCTCACAGGCCACCTGCCGCACCACATGGATGGACACCAGCATGTCCATGTACTGCCAG GTGGAGAAGGATGCCCTGGACTCCATTCCTGTCTTTACACGATATGGAATCAG ATGGCCAGATGTGTACCTGGGACTCACTACGATGGGCCAGAATATGTCACCCACCAACCTGCAGAGAGCTCTCAACCATGCTGTGGCTGCATGGCTACCAGGCTCTAA
- the ydjc gene encoding carbohydrate deacetylase isoform X1: MPQPRMMLVITGDDFGYCPQRNQGIVECFQARGITTVSLLVNASATKEAADLAKRHNIPIGLHANLSEGIPVCPSHQQASTLTNQCGFFHGKMGFRQALERGQLSMNQVEVELRAQIKLFQDLTGHLPHHMDGHQHVHVLPEVREVFAKVLSDFKIPYTRVPVEASLQSCSWLMPHLRNFYTQVEKDALDSIPVFTRYGIRWPDVYLGLTTMGQNMSPTNLQRALNHAVAAWLPGSNSSAPDHDEALITAELMVHPGYPSHPQEGGCGEGPDEFSQSDDRQHELNVLTHPSVMALYRHQKVQVCSFKDLQILESEYGK, from the exons ATGCCACAACCTAGAATGATGCTGGTTATCACAGGAGATGACTTTGGCTATTGTCCGCAGAGGAACCAGGGCATCGTGGAGTGCTTTCAGGCTCGGGGGATCACCACCGTTTCACTGCTGGTTAATGCGTCCGCTACCAAAGAAGCAGCAGATCTGGCTAAAAG GCACAACATCCCGATTGGCCTCCACGCCAACCTCTCAGAAGGAATTCCAGTGTGTCCAAGCCATCAACAGGCCTCCACACTGACAAACCAATGTGGCTTCTTCCATGGAAAGATGGGCTTCCGTCAGGCACTAGAGAGGGGTCAGCTGAGCATGAACCAG gtggaggtggagctgagagcCCAGATCAAGCTTTTCCAGGACCTCACAGGCCACCTGCCGCACCACATGGATGGACACCAGCATGTCCATGTACTGCCAG AGGTCCGTGAGGTCTTTGCTAAGGTTCTTTCAGACTTCAAGATTCCGTACACACGTGTTCCGGTGGAGGCAAGTTTACAAAGTTGCTCCTGGCTGATGCCCCACCTCCGAAACTTCTATACACAGGTGGAGAAGGATGCCCTGGACTCCATTCCTGTCTTTACACGATATGGAATCAG ATGGCCAGATGTGTACCTGGGACTCACTACGATGGGCCAGAATATGTCACCCACCAACCTGCAGAGAGCTCTCAACCATGCTGTGGCTGCATGGCTACCAGGCTCTAATTCCAGTGCTCCTGATCATGATGAGGCTTTGATCACAGCAGAGCTCATGGTTCACCCTGGATATCCCAGTCACCCCCAGGAAGGCGGTTGTGGAGAGGGACCAGATGAATTTTCACAGTCAGATGACAGACAGCATGAGCTGAATGTTCTCACACATCCTTCAGTGATGGCCCTTTATCGGCACCAAAAAGTCCAGGTCTGTTCCTTCAAAGACCTGCAAATACTTGAATCTGAATATGGCAAATAA
- the ube2l3b gene encoding ubiquitin-conjugating enzyme E2 L3b — protein MNVCAAADGWSSARQPRCILGTHNKMSASRRLAKELEEIRKSGMKNFRNIQVEESNLLSWQGLIVPDNPPYDKGAFRIEIIFPTEYPFKPPKITFKTKIYHPNIDEKGQVCLPVISAENWKPATKTDQVIQSLIALVNDPQPEHPLRADLAEEYSKDRKKFLKNAEEFTKKHGEKRPMD, from the exons ATGAACGTTTGTGCTGCGGCCGATGGCTGGTCCTCAGCACGCCAGCCGCGGTGCATTCTGGGAACACATAACAAGATGTCGGCGAGCAGGAGGCTGGCCAAG GAACTTGAGGAGATCCGTAAGTCTGGAATGAAAAACTTCAGAAACATTCAAGTTGAGGAATCAAACCTATTGTCATGGCAAGGACTCATCGTCCCT GACAACCCTCCTTATGACAAAGGTGCTTTCAGAATTGAAATAATTTTCCCCACTGAATACCCATTTAAGCCCCCCAAGATCACCTTCAAGACAAAGATTTATCACCCCAACATTGATGAGAAGGGCCAGGTATGTTTGCCCGTGATCAGTGCAGAGAACTGGAAGCCTGCCACCAAAACTGACCAAG taATTCAGTCCCTCATTGCACTGGTGAATGACCCCCAGCCAGAACATCCCCTGAGGGCAGATTTAGCAGAAGAATACTCAAAAGACCGTAAAAAATTCTTGAAGAATGCTGAAGAGTTTACAAAGAAACATGGCGAAAAGCGGCCAATGGACTGA
- the ak6 gene encoding adenylate kinase isoenzyme 6 isoform X1 — MSLFPSLFLLLRTRVRATKVKIYDTRLLSSYHNLVQTRVMTMVKRPNILLTGTPGVGKTTLGKELAERTGLTYVNVGDLSQEGQLYDGYDEEYECPILDEDRVVDELEDKMEEGGVIVDYHGCDLFPQRWFNIVFVLRTDNTQLYTRLESRGYTGKKLQDNVQCEIFQTIYEEAMEAYSEEIVHQLLSNTPEDLEHNLAQIVQWTQQWMKDHN; from the exons ATGTCGCTGTTTCCTTCCTTGTTCCTGTTGCTAAGGACCCGAGTTCGAGCCACGAAAGTTAAAATTTACGACACAAG GTTGCTGTCCTCATATCACAATTTGGTCCAAACTCGTGTTATGACAATGGTGAAGAGGCCAAACATTCTGTTAACAG GAACACCTGGTGTTGGAAAAACTACCTTAGGAAAGGAGCTGGCTGAGCGGACGGGTCTAACTTATGTTAATGTAGGAGATTTGTCTCAGGAAG GACAATTATATGATGGTTATGATGAAGAATATGAGTGTCCTATCTTGGATGAGGACAGA GTGGTGGACGAGCTAGAAGACAAGATGGAAGAAGGTGGTGTTATTGTGGACTATCATGGGTGTGACTTGTTCCCACAGCGCTGGTTCAATATTGTATTTGTCCTTCGCACAGATAACACCCAGCTGTACACACGATTGGAGAGCAG GGGATACACGGGGAAAAAGCTGCAGGACAATGTGCAGTGTGAAATTTTCCAAACCATCTATGAGGAGGCTATGGAGGCATACAGTGAGGAAATTGTTCACCAGCTGCTGAGCAACACACCTGAGGATCTGGAGCACAACCTGGCACAGATTGTGCAGTGGACTCAGCAGTGGATGAAGGATCATAACTAA
- the ak6 gene encoding adenylate kinase isoenzyme 6 isoform X2, translated as MTMVKRPNILLTGTPGVGKTTLGKELAERTGLTYVNVGDLSQEGQLYDGYDEEYECPILDEDRVVDELEDKMEEGGVIVDYHGCDLFPQRWFNIVFVLRTDNTQLYTRLESRGYTGKKLQDNVQCEIFQTIYEEAMEAYSEEIVHQLLSNTPEDLEHNLAQIVQWTQQWMKDHN; from the exons ATGACAATGGTGAAGAGGCCAAACATTCTGTTAACAG GAACACCTGGTGTTGGAAAAACTACCTTAGGAAAGGAGCTGGCTGAGCGGACGGGTCTAACTTATGTTAATGTAGGAGATTTGTCTCAGGAAG GACAATTATATGATGGTTATGATGAAGAATATGAGTGTCCTATCTTGGATGAGGACAGA GTGGTGGACGAGCTAGAAGACAAGATGGAAGAAGGTGGTGTTATTGTGGACTATCATGGGTGTGACTTGTTCCCACAGCGCTGGTTCAATATTGTATTTGTCCTTCGCACAGATAACACCCAGCTGTACACACGATTGGAGAGCAG GGGATACACGGGGAAAAAGCTGCAGGACAATGTGCAGTGTGAAATTTTCCAAACCATCTATGAGGAGGCTATGGAGGCATACAGTGAGGAAATTGTTCACCAGCTGCTGAGCAACACACCTGAGGATCTGGAGCACAACCTGGCACAGATTGTGCAGTGGACTCAGCAGTGGATGAAGGATCATAACTAA
- the rad17 gene encoding cell cycle checkpoint protein RAD17 isoform X1 — protein sequence MDWLTVGDKAAAKRHNRWVDPSFTDLPLQHKNEVKQPRKRKGDASSSDQIFYRPNKQSQTDEDEPWVDRYSPSCQAELAVHKKKIEEVENWLRIHTTTSKGGILLLTGPSGCGKTTTVRVLAQELSIRIHEWTNSSNMESYSSSSQYEFRMNGLSYSSQSAQFREFLLRANKYNWLKIVGDDGTTDKKLILVEDFPNQFLRQHGSLHDILRQFVRSSRCPLVFIMSDSVNRDSSSRSLFPKDLQEELNITNISFNPVAPTAMMKVLTRISTVEAGKQSCGKMCVLDAAALESLCSGSSGDIRSALNSLQFISFPDKALWTRKDRHVPSGIKQMKKKRSKKTKQMDQEPAIGGKDASLFLFRALGKILHCKRGNHGSPEAAQCAPGPALPSHLAHHQRDPLLITPEMVVEHSHMSGEVFNLYLHQNYLDFFSEVDDVAQASKYQSDADLLAANWMTRSTMRDYGSSVATRGILYSNTRHTSVGFRPLYKPNWLLVNKNHQENCLAAQSLFGSFCLTPVSLQTELLPYLPKLSNPLRNQAQLRFINDVAQMSLRRFPCRLKLETLTDKDPGELKIDAEEEQEDKQCQDGAEAPHPVTDHILLDEEDLIIDEYDSD from the exons ATGGACTGGCTCACTGTGGGGGATAAAGCTGCTGCAAAAAGG CATAACCGCTGGGTAGATCCGTCCTTCACCGATTTACCCCTGCAGCATAAAAATGAGGTCAAACAGCccagaaagaggaagggagatGCCAGCTCTTCAGATCAAATATTTTACCGGCCGAATAAGCAATCACAGACAGATGAGGATGAGCCCTGGGTTGACAGATACTCACCATCTTGTCAG GCTGAGTTAGCTGTCCACAAGAAGAAGATTGAAGAGGTGGAAAACTGGTTAAGAATTCATACTACCACATCAAAG GGTGGTATATTGCTGCTTACAGGACCATCAGGCTGTGGAAAGACCACCACAGTCCGTGTTTTGGCGCAAGAGCTGAGCATCAGGATCCACGAGTGGACAAACTCAAGTAACATGGAGTCATACAGTAGTAGTAGTCAGTATG agtTTAGAATGAACGGCTTATCATACAGCTCCCAGTCTGCACAATTCAGGGAATTCTTACTCAGAGCCAACAAATATAACTGGTTGAAGATTGTAGGTGATGATGGAACTACAGACAAGAAGCTTATATTAGTTGAG GATTTTCCCAACCAGTTCCTCAGACAACATGGAAGCCTGCATGATATCCTGAG GCAGTTTGTGAGGAGCAGCCGATGCCCACTGGTCTTCATAATGTCAGACAGTGTCAACAGAGACAGCAGCTCACGCTCTCTTTTCCCCAAAGATCTCCAAGAGGAGCTGAACATCACTAATATCAG TTTTAATCCTGTGGCTCCGACTGCAATGATGAAGGTTTTGACTAGAATTTCAACTGTGGAGGCAGGAAAG CAGAGCTGTGGGAAGATGTGTGTCTTGGACGCGGCAGCTTTGGAATCACTGTGTTCAGGAAGCTCAGGAGATATTCGCAGTGCACTCAACAGCCTTcagtttatttcatttccag ATAAAGCACTGTGGACTAGAAAAGACAGACATGTTCCTTCTGGAATAaagcagatgaagaagaaaaggtctaaaaaaacaaaacagatggaTCAAGAACCTGCTATTGGGGGCAAGGATGCGTCTCTATTCCTGTTCCGAGCTCTGGGAAAGATCTTGCACTGCAAAC GAGGGAATCATGGAAGTCCTGAAGCAGCTCAATGtgctcctggacctgctctACCATCTCACTTGGCTCATCATCAGAGGGATCCATTACTAATCACccctgag ATGGTTGTTGAGCATTCACACATGTCTGGGGAAGTCTTCAACCTGTATCTCCATCAGAATTACCTGGATTTCTTTTCTGAGGTGGATGATGTGGCCCAGGCCAGCAAGTATCAGTCTGATGCCGACCTTCTTGCTGCCAATTGGATG ACTCGCAGCACCATGAGGGATTATGGGTCATCAGTGGCTACCAGAGGAATTCTTTATTCCAATACTCGGCACACTTCTGTTGGCTTCAGACCACTGTACAAACCGAACTGGCTACTGGTCAACAAGAAT CACCAAGAGAACTGTCTGGCTGCTCAGTCTCTGTTTGGGAGCTTCTGTTTAACGCCTGTGAGTCTGCAGACTGAACTGCTGCCATACCTCCCCAAACTCAGCAACCCTCTGAGGAATCAAG ctcaGTTAAGATTTATCAACGATGTGGCTCAAATGTCTCTCAGAAGATTCCCGTGCAG
- the rad17 gene encoding cell cycle checkpoint protein RAD17 isoform X2: MDWLTVGDKAAAKRHNRWVDPSFTDLPLQHKNEVKQPRKRKGDASSSDQIFYRPNKQSQTDEDEPWVDRYSPSCQAELAVHKKKIEEVENWLRIHTTTSKGGILLLTGPSGCGKTTTVRVLAQELSIRIHEWTNSSNMESYSSSSQYEFRMNGLSYSSQSAQFREFLLRANKYNWLKIVGDDGTTDKKLILVEDFPNQFLRQHGSLHDILRQFVRSSRCPLVFIMSDSVNRDSSSRSLFPKDLQEELNITNISFNPVAPTAMMKVLTRISTVEAGKSCGKMCVLDAAALESLCSGSSGDIRSALNSLQFISFPDKALWTRKDRHVPSGIKQMKKKRSKKTKQMDQEPAIGGKDASLFLFRALGKILHCKRGNHGSPEAAQCAPGPALPSHLAHHQRDPLLITPEMVVEHSHMSGEVFNLYLHQNYLDFFSEVDDVAQASKYQSDADLLAANWMTRSTMRDYGSSVATRGILYSNTRHTSVGFRPLYKPNWLLVNKNHQENCLAAQSLFGSFCLTPVSLQTELLPYLPKLSNPLRNQAQLRFINDVAQMSLRRFPCRLKLETLTDKDPGELKIDAEEEQEDKQCQDGAEAPHPVTDHILLDEEDLIIDEYDSD; this comes from the exons ATGGACTGGCTCACTGTGGGGGATAAAGCTGCTGCAAAAAGG CATAACCGCTGGGTAGATCCGTCCTTCACCGATTTACCCCTGCAGCATAAAAATGAGGTCAAACAGCccagaaagaggaagggagatGCCAGCTCTTCAGATCAAATATTTTACCGGCCGAATAAGCAATCACAGACAGATGAGGATGAGCCCTGGGTTGACAGATACTCACCATCTTGTCAG GCTGAGTTAGCTGTCCACAAGAAGAAGATTGAAGAGGTGGAAAACTGGTTAAGAATTCATACTACCACATCAAAG GGTGGTATATTGCTGCTTACAGGACCATCAGGCTGTGGAAAGACCACCACAGTCCGTGTTTTGGCGCAAGAGCTGAGCATCAGGATCCACGAGTGGACAAACTCAAGTAACATGGAGTCATACAGTAGTAGTAGTCAGTATG agtTTAGAATGAACGGCTTATCATACAGCTCCCAGTCTGCACAATTCAGGGAATTCTTACTCAGAGCCAACAAATATAACTGGTTGAAGATTGTAGGTGATGATGGAACTACAGACAAGAAGCTTATATTAGTTGAG GATTTTCCCAACCAGTTCCTCAGACAACATGGAAGCCTGCATGATATCCTGAG GCAGTTTGTGAGGAGCAGCCGATGCCCACTGGTCTTCATAATGTCAGACAGTGTCAACAGAGACAGCAGCTCACGCTCTCTTTTCCCCAAAGATCTCCAAGAGGAGCTGAACATCACTAATATCAG TTTTAATCCTGTGGCTCCGACTGCAATGATGAAGGTTTTGACTAGAATTTCAACTGTGGAGGCAGGAAAG AGCTGTGGGAAGATGTGTGTCTTGGACGCGGCAGCTTTGGAATCACTGTGTTCAGGAAGCTCAGGAGATATTCGCAGTGCACTCAACAGCCTTcagtttatttcatttccag ATAAAGCACTGTGGACTAGAAAAGACAGACATGTTCCTTCTGGAATAaagcagatgaagaagaaaaggtctaaaaaaacaaaacagatggaTCAAGAACCTGCTATTGGGGGCAAGGATGCGTCTCTATTCCTGTTCCGAGCTCTGGGAAAGATCTTGCACTGCAAAC GAGGGAATCATGGAAGTCCTGAAGCAGCTCAATGtgctcctggacctgctctACCATCTCACTTGGCTCATCATCAGAGGGATCCATTACTAATCACccctgag ATGGTTGTTGAGCATTCACACATGTCTGGGGAAGTCTTCAACCTGTATCTCCATCAGAATTACCTGGATTTCTTTTCTGAGGTGGATGATGTGGCCCAGGCCAGCAAGTATCAGTCTGATGCCGACCTTCTTGCTGCCAATTGGATG ACTCGCAGCACCATGAGGGATTATGGGTCATCAGTGGCTACCAGAGGAATTCTTTATTCCAATACTCGGCACACTTCTGTTGGCTTCAGACCACTGTACAAACCGAACTGGCTACTGGTCAACAAGAAT CACCAAGAGAACTGTCTGGCTGCTCAGTCTCTGTTTGGGAGCTTCTGTTTAACGCCTGTGAGTCTGCAGACTGAACTGCTGCCATACCTCCCCAAACTCAGCAACCCTCTGAGGAATCAAG ctcaGTTAAGATTTATCAACGATGTGGCTCAAATGTCTCTCAGAAGATTCCCGTGCAG